A single Chryseobacterium sp. DNA region contains:
- a CDS encoding NAD-dependent epimerase/dehydratase family protein has protein sequence MKEIVLITGAGGMIARELAKKIENEYVIRFLTRKKRHANEYEWDLRKGSMDEAAVENVSHIIHLAGANISEKRWTEERKKN, from the coding sequence ATGAAAGAAATTGTTCTCATCACCGGAGCCGGCGGTATGATTGCCCGTGAGCTGGCAAAAAAGATAGAAAATGAATATGTCATAAGGTTTCTGACCCGAAAAAAAAGGCATGCTAATGAATATGAATGGGACCTCAGAAAAGGGAGTATGGATGAGGCTGCTGTAGAAAATGTCTCCCATATTATCCACCTGGCAGGTGCCAATATCTCGGAAAAACGCTGGACAGAGGAAAGAAAAAAGAATTAA
- the hisS gene encoding histidine--tRNA ligase, giving the protein MKPSLAKGTRDFTAQEVSRRKYIINILQNNFELFGFQPLETPSFENLSTLTGKYGEEGDRLIFKILNSGDYTSKVNQEDWDHKNHQKLTSQISDKALRYDLTVPFARFVAMNQGKLTFPFKRYQIQPVWRADRPQKGRFREFYQCDADVVGSESLLQEVELVQLYLKSFSDLKVPVTIHMNNRKILSGLAEYAGITDKLIDFTVALDKLDKIGKEGVVKELLEREISQESIDKLDFLFSQSDDALENLLQLKEKFVGNEIGLKGVEELEFVLTQSLNLGVDIQNLVFNITLARGLDYYTGAIFEVKADEVAMGSIGGGGRYDNLTEVFGVKNIPGIGISFGLDRIYLVMEELNLFPEEASSKMEYLFANFGGEETTEALKLIMQLRGKGISAELYPENAKINKQFTYAEKKGIKNLVFLGEEEIKNKTVTFKNLEAGEQKTVSVEEFLG; this is encoded by the coding sequence ATGAAGCCAAGTTTAGCAAAAGGAACAAGAGATTTTACAGCGCAGGAAGTTTCCAGAAGAAAATATATCATCAATATTTTACAGAATAATTTCGAATTATTCGGATTTCAGCCATTGGAAACCCCCAGCTTTGAAAATCTTTCTACTTTAACGGGAAAATACGGAGAAGAAGGTGACAGACTGATTTTTAAGATTTTAAATTCGGGAGATTATACTTCAAAAGTAAATCAGGAAGACTGGGATCATAAAAATCATCAAAAGCTGACTTCCCAAATTTCCGACAAAGCCCTTCGCTATGATCTTACCGTACCTTTTGCAAGATTTGTAGCAATGAACCAGGGAAAACTGACATTCCCATTCAAACGCTACCAGATTCAACCGGTATGGAGAGCCGACAGACCTCAAAAAGGAAGATTCAGAGAATTTTACCAGTGTGATGCAGATGTTGTAGGAAGTGAGAGTTTATTACAGGAAGTGGAATTGGTTCAGTTGTACTTAAAGTCCTTCTCAGATCTTAAAGTGCCTGTAACCATTCATATGAACAACAGAAAAATTCTTTCCGGATTAGCTGAATATGCTGGTATTACAGATAAACTGATTGATTTCACAGTAGCATTAGACAAACTGGATAAAATCGGAAAAGAAGGAGTGGTAAAAGAATTACTGGAGAGAGAAATCTCTCAGGAATCTATTGATAAACTGGATTTCTTATTTAGCCAATCTGATGATGCTTTGGAAAACCTTCTTCAGCTAAAGGAAAAATTTGTGGGTAATGAGATCGGATTGAAAGGAGTAGAGGAACTTGAGTTTGTGCTTACCCAATCTTTAAACCTTGGCGTTGATATTCAAAATCTGGTGTTCAATATTACACTGGCCAGAGGGTTGGACTATTATACCGGAGCTATTTTCGAAGTAAAAGCAGATGAGGTGGCCATGGGATCTATCGGTGGAGGTGGCCGTTATGATAACCTTACCGAGGTTTTCGGCGTTAAAAATATTCCGGGAATTGGAATTTCATTCGGTCTGGATAGAATCTATCTGGTGATGGAAGAACTTAATCTTTTCCCAGAAGAAGCATCTTCCAAGATGGAATATCTATTTGCCAACTTCGGGGGCGAAGAAACGACAGAAGCATTAAAATTGATTATGCAGCTGAGAGGAAAAGGAATTTCTGCAGAACTGTACCCTGAAAATGCAAAAATCAATAAGCAATTTACCTATGCTGAAAAGAAAGGCATTAAAAATCTTGTCTTTCTTGGCGAAGAAGAAATTAAAAATAAGACTGTAACCTTTAAAAATCTGGAAGCCGGCGAGCAGAAAACTGTTTCTGTGGAAGAGTTTTTAGGATAG
- a CDS encoding HRDC domain-containing protein produces the protein MMKVKVFKIRLPEEFLYKDQKMLDDFLEVNEIIKVETAFVNDECYWSVILYFEELKSAKNTVKEPKMVKYSAENDSLNLDEEKILEALKLWRSEKAREQNLPTYFIASNKELLSVAKYKPAKKEELLEIKGFGKHKIENYGEEILEILESV, from the coding sequence ATGATGAAAGTAAAAGTTTTTAAAATAAGACTTCCCGAAGAATTTCTCTACAAAGATCAGAAAATGCTTGATGATTTCCTGGAAGTCAACGAGATTATAAAAGTGGAAACCGCTTTTGTAAATGATGAATGTTATTGGTCTGTTATATTGTATTTTGAGGAACTGAAATCAGCGAAAAATACAGTAAAAGAACCAAAGATGGTAAAATACTCTGCAGAAAACGATTCTTTGAATCTCGATGAAGAGAAGATTCTCGAAGCTTTAAAGCTCTGGAGATCAGAGAAAGCCAGAGAACAGAATCTGCCCACTTACTTTATTGCGAGTAATAAAGAACTGCTATCTGTAGCCAAGTATAAACCCGCTAAAAAAGAAGAACTGCTTGAGATCAAAGGATTTGGAAAACATAAAATTGAAAATTATGGTGAAGAAATACTGGAGATCCTTGAAAGTGTCTGA
- a CDS encoding TIGR01777 family oxidoreductase produces the protein MLYRKNSKLKSFVSASGINFYGTQTTEKIYTENDLPGNDFLSEVVILWEKAADSFLEQNLTERVVKIRTAVVLSEKEGALKKMIPPIQYYIGSPLGSGKQYMPWIHINDICSIYELALKNSSIHGSYNAVSPQHVTNRELTRQIAKVLKKPLFMPNVPAFMLKLIFGELANAILEGSRASSEKIRKTGFQFEFADLNKALDNLLKKEI, from the coding sequence ATGCTTTACAGAAAAAATAGTAAGCTCAAATCTTTCGTTTCGGCTTCAGGGATTAATTTTTACGGAACCCAAACCACAGAAAAGATTTATACGGAAAACGATCTTCCCGGAAATGATTTCTTAAGTGAAGTGGTCATTCTATGGGAAAAAGCCGCTGATTCTTTTCTGGAGCAGAACCTTACTGAAAGAGTGGTTAAAATAAGAACTGCTGTAGTTCTTTCCGAAAAAGAAGGGGCCCTCAAGAAAATGATTCCCCCTATTCAGTATTATATCGGATCTCCATTGGGAAGCGGAAAACAGTACATGCCCTGGATCCACATCAACGACATTTGCTCCATTTATGAATTGGCTTTGAAAAACTCTTCCATTCACGGTTCTTATAATGCTGTTTCACCTCAGCATGTGACAAACAGGGAATTAACCAGACAGATCGCCAAGGTATTGAAAAAGCCTTTATTTATGCCAAATGTGCCCGCTTTTATGCTAAAGCTTATCTTTGGTGAGCTGGCAAATGCCATACTGGAGGGTTCCAGAGCCTCTTCAGAGAAAATCCGGAAGACCGGTTTTCAGTTTGAATTTGCAGATCTTAACAAAGCGCTGGATAACCTGCTAAAAAAGGAAATATAA
- a CDS encoding arginase family protein — protein sequence MKKEINIFEFPLSLGLTKKEHETEPGVKKLPDWLKNFDFHKKLEPKDIFRLEAPEYMMAFDKESGVRNADHIIEYAKKQAALVLNNYHKNTFNIFLGGDCSILIGNAVALKKLGKFGLFYLDGHTDFIPPHLSQSGGAAGMDLAIVSGIGHEKLTNIGELSPYFHEENIFCCGNAETDDEEYVREILHSNIHYFDLESLRKNGFRKTAEDFIKMVHEKKLDGFFIHFDVDVLKDELMPAVDSRMEDGISYEDLKEILRPLIHHPQCFGIEITILDPDSDKNGTYTRPFVNNLIQIIKNKED from the coding sequence ATGAAAAAGGAGATCAATATTTTTGAGTTTCCTCTCAGCCTGGGACTCACAAAAAAAGAGCATGAGACAGAGCCCGGAGTTAAAAAGCTTCCGGACTGGCTTAAAAATTTTGATTTTCATAAAAAATTGGAACCTAAAGACATCTTCAGGCTGGAAGCTCCTGAATATATGATGGCTTTTGACAAGGAATCCGGAGTAAGGAATGCAGACCACATCATTGAATATGCTAAGAAGCAGGCTGCACTTGTTCTGAATAATTATCATAAAAATACATTCAACATCTTTCTCGGTGGTGACTGCAGTATTCTGATCGGAAATGCGGTTGCTTTGAAAAAACTGGGAAAATTCGGACTTTTCTATCTGGACGGCCATACCGATTTTATTCCGCCACATTTATCACAAAGCGGAGGTGCTGCAGGAATGGATCTTGCTATTGTTTCCGGAATCGGACATGAAAAGTTAACCAATATTGGAGAACTTAGCCCCTATTTTCATGAAGAAAATATTTTTTGCTGTGGAAATGCAGAAACAGATGACGAGGAATATGTACGTGAGATCCTCCACTCGAATATTCATTATTTTGATCTCGAAAGCCTTAGGAAGAATGGTTTCAGGAAAACTGCTGAAGATTTTATCAAAATGGTGCATGAAAAAAAGCTGGACGGATTTTTCATCCATTTTGATGTCGATGTGTTGAAAGATGAGCTGATGCCGGCTGTGGACAGCAGAATGGAAGACGGAATAAGCTATGAAGATCTTAAAGAAATACTGAGGCCGCTGATCCATCATCCTCAATGTTTTGGGATTGAGATCACGATCTTAGATCCGGATAGTGATAAAAACGGGACTTATACCCGGCCTTTTGTAAACAATTTAATTCAAATTATAAAAAATAAAGAAGACTAA
- a CDS encoding single-stranded DNA-binding protein: MSLRNKVTLIGYTGKEVEMVNFDNGNVKASVSLATSDHYTNAKGEKVEETQWHNLIAFGKVAEILEKYVPKGKEIAVEGKLTYRSYDDKDGVKRYITEIRIDEILLLGGK; the protein is encoded by the coding sequence ATGTCACTAAGAAACAAAGTAACATTAATTGGTTACACCGGTAAAGAAGTTGAAATGGTAAATTTTGACAATGGAAATGTAAAAGCGAGTGTATCTTTAGCTACCAGTGATCACTACACGAATGCTAAAGGAGAAAAAGTAGAAGAAACACAATGGCACAATCTGATTGCCTTTGGAAAAGTAGCTGAAATTCTGGAGAAATATGTTCCCAAAGGAAAGGAAATTGCGGTGGAAGGAAAGCTTACGTACAGATCATACGATGATAAGGATGGTGTAAAGCGCTACATCACAGAAATCCGGATAGATGAGATCCTGTTGCTGGGAGGCAAATAA
- the nudK gene encoding GDP-mannose pyrophosphatase NudK, protein MQNPNITILKTETLSDNWYTLNKVTYTIVKKDGTTETQSREAYDRGNGAVILLYNTTSNTVILTRQFRLPTYINGNATGMLIEACAGLLDNDNPEECIKRETEEETGYKISKVEKVFQAYMSPGSVTEILHFFIAEYSIEMKIADGGGLEEEGEHIEVLELPFGNALQMVDSGEINDAKTIMLLQHLRLKNIL, encoded by the coding sequence ATGCAAAATCCTAATATTACCATTTTAAAAACAGAAACTCTATCAGACAACTGGTATACATTAAATAAAGTCACCTATACTATTGTAAAGAAAGACGGAACCACGGAAACTCAAAGCAGGGAAGCTTATGACCGCGGAAACGGAGCTGTTATCCTTCTTTATAATACGACTTCCAATACTGTGATTCTAACAAGACAATTCCGCTTACCTACCTATATCAACGGGAATGCTACGGGAATGCTAATTGAAGCATGTGCAGGGCTGTTGGATAATGATAATCCTGAAGAATGTATCAAAAGAGAAACGGAGGAAGAAACGGGATATAAAATTTCCAAAGTTGAAAAAGTATTTCAGGCTTATATGTCTCCCGGTTCTGTGACGGAAATCCTCCATTTTTTCATTGCTGAATATTCCATTGAAATGAAAATTGCTGATGGCGGCGGTCTTGAAGAAGAGGGAGAACATATTGAAGTCCTGGAGCTTCCTTTTGGCAATGCGCTTCAAATGGTTGATTCCGGAGAAATCAATGATGCCAAAACGATAATGCTGCTTCAGCATTTGAGATTGAAAAATATTTTATGA
- a CDS encoding HPP family protein, with translation MKKTIKRTFRVSKYVIYKETLVDYKEHFWSFLGAFFGIGIIAFIQSHSLTETENIFLIGSFGASSVLIYGAIQSPLAQPRNLVGGHVLSALVGVTVYKFIPDIIWLSAPLAVAFSIVLMQYTKTLHPPGGATALIAVSSTGKIPELGYWYVISPVLSGCIILLLVALFFNNITSNRSYPAHSRFKKLLKKRHTHHTK, from the coding sequence ATGAAGAAGACCATAAAAAGAACATTCCGGGTCTCAAAGTATGTGATCTATAAAGAAACGCTGGTTGATTACAAAGAGCATTTCTGGTCATTTCTGGGTGCATTTTTCGGAATTGGAATCATTGCGTTCATCCAATCCCATTCTTTAACAGAGACTGAAAATATATTTCTGATCGGTTCCTTTGGTGCGTCAAGTGTTCTAATTTACGGGGCGATTCAGAGTCCTTTGGCTCAACCTAGAAATCTGGTGGGTGGACATGTACTATCAGCCCTTGTAGGAGTTACGGTGTATAAATTTATTCCGGATATTATCTGGCTTTCTGCCCCATTGGCAGTGGCCTTTTCCATTGTCCTGATGCAATACACAAAGACACTTCATCCTCCGGGTGGTGCAACAGCGCTTATTGCAGTGAGCTCTACCGGAAAAATCCCTGAACTGGGGTATTGGTACGTTATCTCCCCTGTTTTATCGGGGTGTATTATTCTGCTGCTTGTAGCCCTGTTTTTCAATAATATCACGTCCAACAGAAGCTATCCTGCGCACAGCAGATTTAAAAAATTATTAAAGAAAAGACATACACACCACACAAAATAA
- a CDS encoding Lrp/AsnC family transcriptional regulator produces the protein MERLDEKDLQLLRILQKNAKLTVKELAKEINLSPSPVFERVKRLEQEGYIKHYAAVLEAEKLNRGFTVFCQVKLKIHDRSVGNQFVTDILQIEEVAECYNISGDFDFLLKVQVRDMKHYQDFVFNKLGSVDSIGSTHSTFVMAEVKNTHGVSI, from the coding sequence GTGGAAAGACTTGACGAAAAGGATCTTCAGTTATTAAGAATCCTGCAAAAGAATGCTAAATTGACGGTGAAAGAGCTGGCTAAAGAAATTAACCTGTCTCCTTCACCGGTGTTTGAACGGGTTAAAAGATTGGAGCAGGAAGGCTATATCAAACATTATGCTGCGGTGTTGGAAGCGGAAAAGCTGAATAGAGGTTTTACTGTTTTCTGCCAGGTTAAGTTAAAAATTCATGACCGTTCTGTAGGAAACCAATTCGTTACAGATATTCTGCAAATTGAAGAAGTGGCAGAATGTTATAATATTTCCGGTGATTTTGATTTCCTTCTTAAGGTCCAGGTAAGGGATATGAAACACTACCAGGATTTTGTATTTAATAAGCTGGGCTCTGTAGATTCCATAGGAAGTACCCACAGTACTTTTGTAATGGCTGAAGTGAAGAATACCCATGGCGTTTCGATATAA
- a CDS encoding VOC family protein, producing MKIKSIDHIVLTVADLNKTIEFYTQIMGFKAVTFDDNRKALIFGNQKINLHQKGHEFEPKAKQPTCGSADLCFIAQTDIHDVLEELKQKNIEIIEGIVDRTGALGKIRSVYFRDPDQNLIEVSNYH from the coding sequence ATGAAAATCAAAAGTATAGATCATATTGTCCTCACGGTGGCTGATCTTAATAAGACGATTGAGTTTTACACTCAGATCATGGGGTTTAAAGCGGTTACTTTCGACGATAACAGAAAAGCTCTGATCTTTGGAAATCAAAAAATCAATCTCCATCAAAAAGGACATGAATTTGAACCTAAAGCAAAACAGCCTACCTGCGGCTCAGCTGATCTTTGTTTTATTGCCCAGACAGATATTCATGATGTTCTTGAGGAGCTGAAACAGAAGAACATTGAAATTATTGAAGGCATTGTAGACAGGACGGGAGCATTGGGAAAAATAAGATCCGTTTATTTCAGGGATCCGGATCAAAATCTTATCGAAGTAAGTAATTATCATTGA